The following coding sequences are from one Megachile rotundata isolate GNS110a chromosome 13, iyMegRotu1, whole genome shotgun sequence window:
- the LOC100879973 gene encoding uncharacterized protein LOC100879973 isoform X2: protein MTIVVDARNKNQSINEQGVCRKAVSVFSLVERRANPRITVFSYPGIKRISRCVDSEEAHGYLCCAFAGTEYLLGQTTFPDFELVLWRWRTGERLTSVRAANTVDVDRTILACSIDSGRLVARCCTNGTLSLYRVLACSDLVRLFPLETIPRETSSVSWSRDGTLLCCDEVGNLWSVEFEEDGTSRIRTLVDNQIGTRRNSMVVAHGDGALVFHRSIEGTHARATFYRKSGDRTWSEVCTSSLPCYPSHAVSDPREEKILILGETHLYEITNASTELRIKLLSGHADYSTIAPLSNHRFVALDRSDRLHVLDGSTGSVSSTKCLTHHGKVVRLARHPSLPILATCSVTGNCLLVEGTLKITSCFHLQKEPLDRIEFSETGRALCVGSTKLDRLFILSTSNPERISWLNIGRKPDFTDASLEALPSLHQMRKVDVHKSSNHAIITCGYDGLVVLRDCSEPRRVFAVFAAHHREQGGCLRAILVGNTIVSLGRNGDLVACKLSHRIFGGKGDSSKPDVTVRSKTTDRADTRTAANNDRSVTEEELHSPRSVFDDWLELKHRVKELLDSNEKQPPHARLPIAEFDLDQEARERELQAARSEHESLLRKIEYTIALRDRASSYLREQFLEPLIVPRRNVFSVFGRAKVANYPLLKTDSQAADLRAWSCFSGQMRQLVNRLEEDNKENQEKLFDASLDLGFVEVLEGNIEAEERERELQVRFNDRFEELRRARRDQKRTARKLADDIRSCVDELKREFGADANTESIEIPRWDGSRSNSIEASDSSDESVNSPESEVGGSSAEEVDFRREALDRMMDGLLEFRLKRRSVQKSSNAEQEFPTESYDLASQRVDRSKYKALLESEIARAKDEFQSAAEAFDEQLRELSLEKIRVERSVLSERLSRVGTILDHRRIVKLRREIRRANEDLSAARTNARKLDEERELFEAGVDQLKHHYESERERDKSLEQLLIDARCERSIRRYRPKPRIAEARFASVTLLDELAACLTNGRSSEILPTEWLDYLRSADTVPEAFRSEPERWRAVCQLGRQKLEAETKVKRSAIQLAEAEDSVAFLRNACWNARAAIERREREIGDLREALLEITENREVRLVAKTGQLQRQPEGCPRSDWQDAILAPRSELVRANQAIVEAAEKRLLATRRLAKLRRIVSAEEWRHARAKTIAKESRERAKDLDAVKVSRAMLEPRNETTKKPVRSVRKISLVRETIERHSKIKRRRRKSKASLSYEHRLDALKLCACPTLARKL from the exons atgaccatagtagtcgacgcccgcaacaagaatcaatcaatcaatgaaCAAGGTGTCTGTCGGAAGGCGGTGTCGGTATTCTCCCTGGTCGAGCGAAGAGCGAATCCTAGAATCACCGTGTTCTCGTACCCCGGAATTAAAAGGATCAGCCGGTGCGTCGACAGCGAGGAGGCGCACGGTTATCTCTGCTGCGCTTTCGCCGGTACCGAGTACCTTCTCGGACAGACCACCTTCCCAGACTTCGAGCTGGTGCTATGGCGCTGGAGAACCGGCGAACGATTGACGTCGGTTCGCGCGGCGAACACCGTGGACGTCGATCGCACGATACTCGC ATGTTCCATCGATTCAGGACGATTGGTAGCACGATGCTGCACGAACGGCACTCTCTCTCTCTACCGCGTTCTAGCATGCTCAGACCTGGTCCGACTATTTCCCCTCGAGACTATACCCCGCGAGACGAGCTCCGTTTCCTGGTCCCGCGACGGAACACTGCTGTGCTGCGACGAGGTCGGGAACCTCTGGTCCGTGGAGTTCGAGGAGGACGGGACGAGTCGAATTCGTACGCTAGTTGATAACCAAATTGGTACGAGGAGGAATTCCATGGTGGTAGCTCACGGAGACGGAGCGCTGGTCttccatcgatcgatcgaagGAACTCACGCTCGAGCCACG TTTTATAGGAAATCGGGGGATCGGACATGGAGCGAGGTGTGCACGAGTTCCCTGCCTTGTTATCCCAGTCACGCGGTGAGCGATCCGCGCGAGGAGAAGATCTTAATTCTCGGGGAAACGCATCTCTACGAAATTACCAACGCATCGACCGAACTTCGAATCAAATTACTGTCAGGCCACGCGGATTACTCTACGATCGCTCCGTTATCGAACCACCGTTTCGTCGCTTTGGATCGGTCCGATCGATTGCACGTGCTCGACGGATCCACCGGAAGCGTCTCTTCGACAAAATGTTTGACACACCACGGCAAAG TGGTTCGTTTAGCTCGTCACCCCTCGTTACCGATCCTAGCGACTTGCAGCGTCACGGGAAATTGCCTCCTCGTCGAAGGAACCTTGAAGATCACGAGCTGCTTCCACCTTCAGAAGGAACCGTTGGATCGCATAGAGTTCTCCGAAACGGGTAGAGCACTTTGTGTCGGAAGTACTAAACTTGACCGACTGTTCATCCTCTCCACGTCGAATCCCGAGAGAATTTCCTGGCTAAACATCGGTCGGAAG CCCGATTTTACGGACGCCAGCCTGGAGGCTTTACCTTCGTTGCACCAAATGCGAAAAGTCGACGTCCATAAATCTTCGAATCACGCGATAATTACCTGTGGCTACGACGGTCTGGTGGTCTTGAGAGACTGCTCAGAACCGCGACGGGTGTTTGCTGTGTTCGCTGCACATCACCGAGAACAGGGAGGTTGTCTACGCGCGATCCTCGTCGGCAACACGATCGTCTCGCTCGGCAGAAACGGAGATCTGGTCGCTTGCAAGTTATCTCACCG GATCTTCGGTGGCAAAGGTGACAGTTCGAAACCTGACGTAACTGTCCGATCGAAAACAACAGATCGAGCGGATACTCGAACGGCGGCGAATAATGATCGATCCGTAACAGAAGAGGAATTGCATTCTCCTCGCTCTGTTTTCGATGACTGGCTAGAGTTGAAGCACAGA GTGAAAGAGCTGCTCGATTCGAACGAGAAGCAGCCACCGCACGCTCGATTACCGATCGCGGAGTTCGATCTCGATCAAGAGGCTCGAGAACGCGAACTGCAAGCGGCTCGATCGGAACACGAGTCGCTGTTGCGAAAGATCGAGTACACGATCGCGCTGCGAGATCGAGCGAGCTCCTATTTGCGAGAACAATTCTTGGAACCTCTGATCGTCCCGCGACGAAACGTCTTCTCCGTGTTCGGCCGGGCTAAGGTCGCCAACTATCCGTTGCTCAAAACCGATTCGCAAGCAGCGGATCTCCGAGCTTGGAGTTGCTTCTCGGGGCAAATGAGACAGCTCGTGAACAG GTTAGAGGAAGACAATAAAGAAAATCAAGAAAAACTGTTTGATGCGTCTCTCGATCTGGGCTTTGTTGAAGTTCTCGAAGGGAATATTGAAGCGGAAGAGCGCGAACGTGAATTACAG GTTCGATTCAACGATCGCTTCGAGGAGTTACGAAGAGCGCGAAGAGATCAGAAGAGGACGGCAAGGAAGCTTGCGGACGATATTCGCAGCTGTGTGGATGAACTGAAGCGCGAATTCGGCGCGGACGCAAATACCGAATCGATCGAGATTCCGCGTTGGGATGGAAGTAGATCGAACAGTATCGAAGCGTCCGATTCGAGCGACGAATCTGTAAATTCCCCAGAGAGCGAAGTCGGAGGATCCTCGGCGGAAGAGGTCGATTTCCGTCGAGAGGCGCTCGACCGAATGATGGACGGCCTCTTGGAGTTTAG ATTGAAAAGGAGAAGCGTTCAGAAGTCGTCCAACGCGGAACAAGAGTTTCCGACCGAATCTTACGACCTCGCTAGTCAACGAGTCGATCGATCGAAGTACAAAGCATTGCTGGAATCAGAGATCGCTCGAGCTAAAG ACGAATTCCAAAGCGCCGCGGAGGCGTTCGACGAGCAACTGCGCGAGCTGAGCCTGGAGAAAATACGAGTGGAGCGGTCGGTGCTCTCCGAGAGACTATCCCGCGTTGGCACGATTCTCGATCATCGAAGAATCGTAAAACTGAGGCGGGAGATTCGTCGCGCGAACGAGGATCTCTCCGCGGCGAGGACGAACGCGCGCAAGCTCGACGAGGAACGCGAACTGTTCGAAGCGGGCGTCGACCAGCTGAAGCATCACTACGAAAGCGAACGCGAGCGGGACAAGTCTCTAGAACAGCTTCTGATCGATGCACGATGCGAGCGATCGATCAGGCGTTATCGCCCGAAGCCGAGGATCGCGGAAGCGCGTTTCGCGTCCGTTACGCTTCTCGACGAGCTGGCTGCTTGCTTGACGAACGGACGGAGCTCCGAGATTCTGCCGACGGAATGGCTGGACTATTTGCGAAGCGCGGACACTGTGCCAGAAGCGTTCCGTTCAGAGCCTGAACGTTGGCGCGCCGTTTGTCAACTCGGAAGACAGAAGCTGGAAGCGGAGACAAAG GTGAAAAGGAGCGCGATCCAGTTGGCGGAAGCGGAAGACTCCGTGGCCTTTCTGCGAAACGCGTGCTGGAACGCTCGAGCCGCAATTGAGAGACGAGAACGGGAGATAGGGGATCTGCGGGAGGCTCTGCTGGAGATTACGGAGAATCGAGAGGTTCGGCTGGTCGCGAAGACGGGACAGCTACAACGGCAACCCGAGGGATGCCCGCGATCCGATTGGCAGGACGCGATTCTTGCTCCGCGGAGCGAGCTGGTTCGCGCGAATCAGGCGATCGTCGAAGCGGCGGAGAAAAGGCTGCTCGCCACGCGACGGCTCGCGAAGCTCCGTAGGATCGTCTCCGCGGAGGAATGGCGTCACGCCCGGGCCAAAACGATCGCGAAGGAGTCGCGGGAGCGCGCGAAGGACCTCGATGCAGTCAAG GTGAGCAGAGCGATGCTGGAGCCTCGAAACGAAACGACGAAGAAACCGGTCCGAAGTGTTCGGAAAATATCGCTCGTTCGAGAGACGATCGAGAGACACTCGAAGATAAAGAGACGAAGGAGAAAGAGCAAAGCGAGTCTGTCTTACGAGCATCGTCTGGATGCATTGAAGCTGTGCGCTTGCCCGACCCTCGCAAGAAAACTGTAA
- the LOC100879973 gene encoding uncharacterized protein LOC100879973 isoform X1: MTIVVDARNKNQSINEQGVCRKAVSVFSLVERRANPRITVFSYPGIKRISRCVDSEEAHGYLCCAFAGTEYLLGQTTFPDFELVLWRWRTGERLTSVRAANTVDVDRTILACSIDSGRLVARCCTNGTLSLYRVLACSDLVRLFPLETIPRETSSVSWSRDGTLLCCDEVGNLWSVEFEEDGTSRIRTLVDNQIGTRRNSMVVAHGDGALVFHRSIEGTHARATFYRKSGDRTWSEVCTSSLPCYPSHAVSDPREEKILILGETHLYEITNASTELRIKLLSGHADYSTIAPLSNHRFVALDRSDRLHVLDGSTGSVSSTKCLTHHGKVVRLARHPSLPILATCSVTGNCLLVEGTLKITSCFHLQKEPLDRIEFSETGRALCVGSTKLDRLFILSTSNPERISWLNIGRKWIDFLMYDGDVERLLVLVARCSDDRIGKEIIVYTRTSGKFSKEHTIKLSASFETIQATGCDIVGVPYCSKQLHRIRLTPDFTDASLEALPSLHQMRKVDVHKSSNHAIITCGYDGLVVLRDCSEPRRVFAVFAAHHREQGGCLRAILVGNTIVSLGRNGDLVACKLSHRIFGGKGDSSKPDVTVRSKTTDRADTRTAANNDRSVTEEELHSPRSVFDDWLELKHRVKELLDSNEKQPPHARLPIAEFDLDQEARERELQAARSEHESLLRKIEYTIALRDRASSYLREQFLEPLIVPRRNVFSVFGRAKVANYPLLKTDSQAADLRAWSCFSGQMRQLVNRLEEDNKENQEKLFDASLDLGFVEVLEGNIEAEERERELQVRFNDRFEELRRARRDQKRTARKLADDIRSCVDELKREFGADANTESIEIPRWDGSRSNSIEASDSSDESVNSPESEVGGSSAEEVDFRREALDRMMDGLLEFRLKRRSVQKSSNAEQEFPTESYDLASQRVDRSKYKALLESEIARAKDEFQSAAEAFDEQLRELSLEKIRVERSVLSERLSRVGTILDHRRIVKLRREIRRANEDLSAARTNARKLDEERELFEAGVDQLKHHYESERERDKSLEQLLIDARCERSIRRYRPKPRIAEARFASVTLLDELAACLTNGRSSEILPTEWLDYLRSADTVPEAFRSEPERWRAVCQLGRQKLEAETKVKRSAIQLAEAEDSVAFLRNACWNARAAIERREREIGDLREALLEITENREVRLVAKTGQLQRQPEGCPRSDWQDAILAPRSELVRANQAIVEAAEKRLLATRRLAKLRRIVSAEEWRHARAKTIAKESRERAKDLDAVKVSRAMLEPRNETTKKPVRSVRKISLVRETIERHSKIKRRRRKSKASLSYEHRLDALKLCACPTLARKL; the protein is encoded by the exons atgaccatagtagtcgacgcccgcaacaagaatcaatcaatcaatgaaCAAGGTGTCTGTCGGAAGGCGGTGTCGGTATTCTCCCTGGTCGAGCGAAGAGCGAATCCTAGAATCACCGTGTTCTCGTACCCCGGAATTAAAAGGATCAGCCGGTGCGTCGACAGCGAGGAGGCGCACGGTTATCTCTGCTGCGCTTTCGCCGGTACCGAGTACCTTCTCGGACAGACCACCTTCCCAGACTTCGAGCTGGTGCTATGGCGCTGGAGAACCGGCGAACGATTGACGTCGGTTCGCGCGGCGAACACCGTGGACGTCGATCGCACGATACTCGC ATGTTCCATCGATTCAGGACGATTGGTAGCACGATGCTGCACGAACGGCACTCTCTCTCTCTACCGCGTTCTAGCATGCTCAGACCTGGTCCGACTATTTCCCCTCGAGACTATACCCCGCGAGACGAGCTCCGTTTCCTGGTCCCGCGACGGAACACTGCTGTGCTGCGACGAGGTCGGGAACCTCTGGTCCGTGGAGTTCGAGGAGGACGGGACGAGTCGAATTCGTACGCTAGTTGATAACCAAATTGGTACGAGGAGGAATTCCATGGTGGTAGCTCACGGAGACGGAGCGCTGGTCttccatcgatcgatcgaagGAACTCACGCTCGAGCCACG TTTTATAGGAAATCGGGGGATCGGACATGGAGCGAGGTGTGCACGAGTTCCCTGCCTTGTTATCCCAGTCACGCGGTGAGCGATCCGCGCGAGGAGAAGATCTTAATTCTCGGGGAAACGCATCTCTACGAAATTACCAACGCATCGACCGAACTTCGAATCAAATTACTGTCAGGCCACGCGGATTACTCTACGATCGCTCCGTTATCGAACCACCGTTTCGTCGCTTTGGATCGGTCCGATCGATTGCACGTGCTCGACGGATCCACCGGAAGCGTCTCTTCGACAAAATGTTTGACACACCACGGCAAAG TGGTTCGTTTAGCTCGTCACCCCTCGTTACCGATCCTAGCGACTTGCAGCGTCACGGGAAATTGCCTCCTCGTCGAAGGAACCTTGAAGATCACGAGCTGCTTCCACCTTCAGAAGGAACCGTTGGATCGCATAGAGTTCTCCGAAACGGGTAGAGCACTTTGTGTCGGAAGTACTAAACTTGACCGACTGTTCATCCTCTCCACGTCGAATCCCGAGAGAATTTCCTGGCTAAACATCGGTCGGAAG TGGATCGACTTTCTGATGTATGACGGAGACGTCGAACGACTCTTGGTTCTCGTCGCTCGATGCAGCGACGATCGCATCGGGAAAGAGATAATTGTATACACGCGAACATCGGGAAAATTTTCCAAGGAGCACACTATCAAGCTCTCAGCCTCGTTCGAGACTATTCAGGCAACAGGTTGCGATATCGTCGGAGTTCCCTACTGTTCAAAGCAGCTGCATCGAATTAGGCTAACA CCCGATTTTACGGACGCCAGCCTGGAGGCTTTACCTTCGTTGCACCAAATGCGAAAAGTCGACGTCCATAAATCTTCGAATCACGCGATAATTACCTGTGGCTACGACGGTCTGGTGGTCTTGAGAGACTGCTCAGAACCGCGACGGGTGTTTGCTGTGTTCGCTGCACATCACCGAGAACAGGGAGGTTGTCTACGCGCGATCCTCGTCGGCAACACGATCGTCTCGCTCGGCAGAAACGGAGATCTGGTCGCTTGCAAGTTATCTCACCG GATCTTCGGTGGCAAAGGTGACAGTTCGAAACCTGACGTAACTGTCCGATCGAAAACAACAGATCGAGCGGATACTCGAACGGCGGCGAATAATGATCGATCCGTAACAGAAGAGGAATTGCATTCTCCTCGCTCTGTTTTCGATGACTGGCTAGAGTTGAAGCACAGA GTGAAAGAGCTGCTCGATTCGAACGAGAAGCAGCCACCGCACGCTCGATTACCGATCGCGGAGTTCGATCTCGATCAAGAGGCTCGAGAACGCGAACTGCAAGCGGCTCGATCGGAACACGAGTCGCTGTTGCGAAAGATCGAGTACACGATCGCGCTGCGAGATCGAGCGAGCTCCTATTTGCGAGAACAATTCTTGGAACCTCTGATCGTCCCGCGACGAAACGTCTTCTCCGTGTTCGGCCGGGCTAAGGTCGCCAACTATCCGTTGCTCAAAACCGATTCGCAAGCAGCGGATCTCCGAGCTTGGAGTTGCTTCTCGGGGCAAATGAGACAGCTCGTGAACAG GTTAGAGGAAGACAATAAAGAAAATCAAGAAAAACTGTTTGATGCGTCTCTCGATCTGGGCTTTGTTGAAGTTCTCGAAGGGAATATTGAAGCGGAAGAGCGCGAACGTGAATTACAG GTTCGATTCAACGATCGCTTCGAGGAGTTACGAAGAGCGCGAAGAGATCAGAAGAGGACGGCAAGGAAGCTTGCGGACGATATTCGCAGCTGTGTGGATGAACTGAAGCGCGAATTCGGCGCGGACGCAAATACCGAATCGATCGAGATTCCGCGTTGGGATGGAAGTAGATCGAACAGTATCGAAGCGTCCGATTCGAGCGACGAATCTGTAAATTCCCCAGAGAGCGAAGTCGGAGGATCCTCGGCGGAAGAGGTCGATTTCCGTCGAGAGGCGCTCGACCGAATGATGGACGGCCTCTTGGAGTTTAG ATTGAAAAGGAGAAGCGTTCAGAAGTCGTCCAACGCGGAACAAGAGTTTCCGACCGAATCTTACGACCTCGCTAGTCAACGAGTCGATCGATCGAAGTACAAAGCATTGCTGGAATCAGAGATCGCTCGAGCTAAAG ACGAATTCCAAAGCGCCGCGGAGGCGTTCGACGAGCAACTGCGCGAGCTGAGCCTGGAGAAAATACGAGTGGAGCGGTCGGTGCTCTCCGAGAGACTATCCCGCGTTGGCACGATTCTCGATCATCGAAGAATCGTAAAACTGAGGCGGGAGATTCGTCGCGCGAACGAGGATCTCTCCGCGGCGAGGACGAACGCGCGCAAGCTCGACGAGGAACGCGAACTGTTCGAAGCGGGCGTCGACCAGCTGAAGCATCACTACGAAAGCGAACGCGAGCGGGACAAGTCTCTAGAACAGCTTCTGATCGATGCACGATGCGAGCGATCGATCAGGCGTTATCGCCCGAAGCCGAGGATCGCGGAAGCGCGTTTCGCGTCCGTTACGCTTCTCGACGAGCTGGCTGCTTGCTTGACGAACGGACGGAGCTCCGAGATTCTGCCGACGGAATGGCTGGACTATTTGCGAAGCGCGGACACTGTGCCAGAAGCGTTCCGTTCAGAGCCTGAACGTTGGCGCGCCGTTTGTCAACTCGGAAGACAGAAGCTGGAAGCGGAGACAAAG GTGAAAAGGAGCGCGATCCAGTTGGCGGAAGCGGAAGACTCCGTGGCCTTTCTGCGAAACGCGTGCTGGAACGCTCGAGCCGCAATTGAGAGACGAGAACGGGAGATAGGGGATCTGCGGGAGGCTCTGCTGGAGATTACGGAGAATCGAGAGGTTCGGCTGGTCGCGAAGACGGGACAGCTACAACGGCAACCCGAGGGATGCCCGCGATCCGATTGGCAGGACGCGATTCTTGCTCCGCGGAGCGAGCTGGTTCGCGCGAATCAGGCGATCGTCGAAGCGGCGGAGAAAAGGCTGCTCGCCACGCGACGGCTCGCGAAGCTCCGTAGGATCGTCTCCGCGGAGGAATGGCGTCACGCCCGGGCCAAAACGATCGCGAAGGAGTCGCGGGAGCGCGCGAAGGACCTCGATGCAGTCAAG GTGAGCAGAGCGATGCTGGAGCCTCGAAACGAAACGACGAAGAAACCGGTCCGAAGTGTTCGGAAAATATCGCTCGTTCGAGAGACGATCGAGAGACACTCGAAGATAAAGAGACGAAGGAGAAAGAGCAAAGCGAGTCTGTCTTACGAGCATCGTCTGGATGCATTGAAGCTGTGCGCTTGCCCGACCCTCGCAAGAAAACTGTAA
- the Tsf1 gene encoding transferrin 1 produces the protein MRFEICAALAALLVTAASAANDAPSGRVYTICVPEVYRKECAEMVKDSAVKGIPISCISGRDRFECIEKVGRKEADVVAVDPEDMYLAAKDNELAAKAGYSVVEQVRTKEEPDAPYRYEAVAVIHKDLKIDNVEGLRGLRSCHTGVGRNVGYKIPITKLTAMGILHNLNDPEYSARENELRALSSLFSKGCLVGTWSPDPAINRRLKQTYSNMCALCEKPEVCDYPDLYSGYEGALRCLAHNDGQVAWTKVIYVKRFFGLPVGVSPAVPTAENPADFRYFCPDGSKVPIDANTKPCTWAARPWQGYMTNGAAGNVQAMQKELTDLGKLGEQEKADWWKDIMLLDEKTLAVAAPPVQPKEHLTNAKYLDVIERNSGAVGKRARWCMWEQGALEKCQALAKASFSREVRPKLECLLEKNQDGCLKAIKEGNADLTVVEGGSVARATKEFNAVPIIAESYGTGATEFSERPAVAVVRKSSGINKLEDLRGKKSCHSGYQGDFSGWSAPVHALKSKGLITSADDVADFFSASCAPGAPVESNLCKQCVGNAAANDDRVRSATKCKPNEAETFRGGKGALECLLQGKGDVAFLPLPALVSAQNKTGDLQLLCPSGGVAPIEDGQRCNLGLDPPRVILTSASKTPNAQDELTHGTLAASTLYSKRPDLLQMFGTWAGQPNLLFRDDAKGLVSVSKAWNKWNDWQATAREYA, from the exons ATGCGGTTCGAAATTTGCGCCGCTCTCGCCGCGCTCCTCGTGACCGCCGCGTCCGCAGCTAATGACGCTCCCTCCGGACGAGTCT ACACGATATGCGTGCCCGAGGTCTACCGGAAGGAGTGCGCGGAGATGGTCAAGGACTCCGCGGTCAAAGGGATACCGATCTCGTGCATATCCGGCCGCGATCGATTCGAGTGCATCGAAAAGGTCGGCAGGAAGGAGGCGGACGTGGTCGCCGTCGACCCGGAGGACATGTACCTAGCCGCAAAGGACAACGAGCTTGCAGCGAAAGCCGGTTACAGCGTCGTTGAACAG GTGAGAACGAAGGAGGAACCGGACGCACCGTACCGGTACGAGGCCGTGGCCGTCATACACAAAGATTTGAAGATCGACAACGTGGAAGGATTGCGAGGACTGAGGTCCTGCCACACGGGAGTCGGTCGCAACGTGGGCTACAAAATCCCCATCACTAAACTCACCGCCATGGGAATTCTGCACAACCTGAACGATCCCGAATACTCGGCGCGCGAGAACGAGCTGCGCGCGTTGAGCTCGCTCTTCTCCAAAGGATGCTTGGTCGGCACCTGGTCCCCGGATCCCGCGATCAACCGCAGACTCA AACAAACCTACTCGAACATGTGCGCCCTCTGCGAAAAACCGGAGGTCTGCGACTATCCGGACCTCTACTCGGGATACGAAGGCGCGCTGCGATGCCTCGCGCACAACGATGGACAGGTCGCCTGGACCAAAGTAATTTACGTGAAACGGTTCTTCGGTTTGCCGGTCGGCGTGTCACCCGCTGTTCCGACTGCAGAAAACCCTGCAGATTTCCGATACTTCTGCCCGGACGGCAGCAAAGTGCCGATCGACGCGAACACGAAACCGTGCACCTGGGCTGCTAGACCCTGGCAGGGGTACATGACCAACGGAGCGGCCGGCAACGTACAAGCGATGCAAAAG GAACTGACGGATCTCGGTAAATTGGGAGAGCAAGAAAAGGCTGACTGGTGGAAGGACATCATGCTGCTGGACGAGAAGACCCTGGCTGTTGCCGCGCCTCCGGTGCAGCCCAAGGAACATTTGACCAACGCCAAGTATCTGGATGTGATTGAAAGGAACTCCGGAGCCGTAGGCAAGAGAGCGCGCTGGTGCATGTGGGAGCAGGGAGCGCTCGAGAAGTGCCAGGCCCTCGCTAAAGCTTCCTTCTCGAG GGAGGTCAGACCGAAGTTAGAGTGCTTGCTCGAGAAGAATCAAGACGGTTGCTTGAAAGCCATCAAGGAAGGCAACGCTGATCTGACGGTAGTCGAAGGAGGCTCAGTGGCCCGAGCAACCAAGGAGTTCAACGCAGTTCCCATAATCGCCGAATCGTACGGAACAGGCGCGACCGAATTCAGCGAGAGACCAGCCGTCGCTGTCGTTCGAAAGTCTTCCGGGATCAACAAACTAG AGGACTTGAGAGGCAAGAAGTCGTGCCACAGCGGATACCAGGGTGACTTCTCCGGTTGGTCAGCCCCGGTGCACGCCTTGAAGAGCAAAGGTCTGATCACCTCTGCCGACGATGTCGCCGATTTCTTCTCGGCATCGTGCGCACCCGGTGCGCCGGTCGAGTCCAACCTCTGCAAACAATGCGTCGGAAACGCCGCGGCCAACGACGATAGAGTTCGAAGCGCGACCAAGTGCAAGCCGAACGAAGCGGAAACCTTCAGAGGCGGAAAAGGAGCCCTCGAGTGTTTGTTGCAAGGCAAAGGAGACGTAGCGTTCCTCCCGTTGCCGGCTCTGGTCAGCGCACAGAACAAAACAGGGGACCTGCAACTTCTCTGCCCGAGCGGCGGAGTCGCCCCGATCGAGGACGGGCAACGATGCAACTTGGGTCTGGATCCTCCCAGAGTGATACTCACCTCGGCTTCCAAGACCCCGAACGCCCAGGATGAACTGACCCACGGCACTCTGGCCGCGAGCACCCTCTACTCCAAACGACCGGACCTGCTGCAAATGTTCGGCACCTGGGCCGGTCAGCCTAACCTGCTGTTCAGG GATGACGCGAAAGGTCTGGTCTCGGTGAGCAAGGCGTGGAACAAGTGGAACGATTGGCAAGCGACGGCCCGAGAGTACGCTTGA